From a region of the Alosa sapidissima isolate fAloSap1 chromosome 9, fAloSap1.pri, whole genome shotgun sequence genome:
- the LOC121718844 gene encoding gastrula zinc finger protein XlCGF57.1-like isoform X6 — translation MDVGLPFRSSCAETHQVDLRVIVKEEDIKDDVKQEESGHLIACPDAEEKSTYSATLQTTVKKEEEEEEVQQLGPLSVMVKEEDIKEEEYGHMISCPDAEEKPFAEFHCESQTDCKTETDVTESPRSTYNEMTTVKIEVKKEEQVEEEEHEQLESVSEHPHIRQQKIHGPNDELKGRLYHRSVYRKSFTAYTELGKQQQTHSHGVNQRQSTGKRQHKNANCGKAFSKMSHLKAPLLIHTRGRLHKCVKCERAFTKLSTLKRHMFIHTGEKPYKCTQCGKAFSRSSYLKIHMLIHTGGKPHKCVQCGKAFSQSSYLKTHMVIHTGEKPHKCTQCGKAFAYRTSLKIHTRIHTGEKPHICVQCGKAFSQISSLKSHLLIHTGERPHECARCGKTFKHLSNLKTHMVIHTGEKPHKCAQCGKAFTKLSTLKRHMFIHTGEKPHKCTQCGKAFKQSSFLKTHMLIHTGGKPHKCVQCGKAFSKCSALKSHLLIHTGEKPHKCTQCGKAFTYLSSLKNHILIHTGEQPHTCVQCGKAFSQISALKSHLLIHTGEKTHECARCGKAFKHLSSLKKHILIHTGEKHHICVRCGKAFSQCSTLKSHLLMHTGEKPHECALCGKAFKHLSDLKTHMLIHTGEKSHKCTQCGKGFLHKFTLNRHMKIHIREKS, via the exons ATGGATGTTGGACTTCCATTTCGTTCTAGCTGTGCTGAAACACACCAGGTTGACCTGAGAGTGATCGTGAAAGAAGAAGATATAAAAGATGATGTAAAACAGGAGGAATCTGGTCATCTGATTGCATGTCCAGATGCAGAAGAAAAGTCTACTTACAGTGCAACACTACAGACAACGGTGaagaaggaagaggaagaggaggaagtgcAACAGCTTGGCCCGCTGAGCGTGATGGTGAAAGAAGAAGATATAAAAGAGGAGGAGTATGGTCATATGATTTCATGTCCAGATGCAGAAGAAAAGCCCTTTGCAGAGTTTCACTGTGAATCTCAAACagactgtaaaactgaaacagacGTCACAGAGTCACCAAGGTCTACTTACAATGAAATGACAACAGTGAAGATTGAAGTGAAGAAAGAAGagcaggtggaggaagaggagcatgaGCAGCTGGAAA GTGTATCAGAACACCCGCACATAAGGCAACAGAAGATCCATGGACCGAATGATGAACTCAAAGGAAGGCTTTACCACCGCTCAGTCTACAGGAAGAGTTTCACAGCCTATACTGAACTCGGGAAACAGcagcaaacacactctcatGGTGTTAATCAAAGGCAGAGTACTGGCAAAAGGCAACATAAAAATGCCaattgtggaaaagccttttcaAAAATGTCACATCTTAAAGCCCCTTTGTTAATACACACTAGAGGGAGGCTTCATAAATGTGTCAAGTGTGAAAGAGCTTTTACAAAGCTCTCAACTCTTAAACGCCATATGTTCatacatactggagagaagccttacaaatgtacccagtgtggaaaagctttttcacgaAGTTCATATCTTAAAATCCACATGCTAATTCACACTGGagggaagcctcataaatgtgtccagtgtggaaaagctttttcacaaagttcatatcttaaaacccacatggtaatacacactggagagaagcctcacaaatgtacccagtgtggaaaagcttttgcaTACCGAACATCTCTTAAAATTCATACTCGCatacatactggagagaagcctcatatatGTGTCcaatgtggaaaagctttttcgcaaatttcatctcttaaaagccatttactaatacacactggagagaggccTCATGAATGTGCCCGGTGTGGAAAAACTTTTAAACATCTCTCAaatcttaaaacccacatggtaatacacactggagagaagcctcacaaatgtgcccagtgtggaaaagcttttacaaAGCTCTCAACTCTTAAACGCCACATGTTCatacatactggagagaagcctcacaaatgtacccagtgtggaaaagcttttaaacAAAGTTCATTtcttaaaacccacatgctaatacacactggagggaagcctcataaatgtgtccagtgtggaaaagctttttcaaagTGTTCAGCTCTTAAAAGCCATTtactaatacacactggagagaagcctcacaaatgtacccagtgtggaaaagcttttacatACCTCTCATCTCTTAAAAATCACATTCTCATACATACTGGAGAGCAGCCTcatacatgtgttcaatgtggaaaagctttttcgcaaatttcagctcttaaaagccatttactaatacacacaggagagaagacTCATGAATGTGCCcggtgtggaaaagcttttaaacACCTCTCATCTCTTAAAAAACACATTCTCatacatactggagagaagcATCATATATGTGTCcgatgtggaaaagctttttcgcAATGTTCAACTCTTAAAAGCCATTTACTAAtgcacactggagagaaacCTCATGAATGTGCcttgtgtggaaaagctttcaaACATCTCTCAGATCTTAAAACCCACATgttaatacacactggagagaaatcTCACAAAtgtacccagtgtggaaaaggctTTTTACACAAATTTACACTAAATAGACACATGAAAATCCACATCAGAGAGAAGTCttaa
- the LOC121718844 gene encoding zinc finger protein 260-like isoform X1: MSSWKAIEIFGWDHLSSASNMDVGLPFRSSCAETHQVDLRLIVKEDMKDDVKHEESGHLIACPDAEEKSTYSATLQTTVKKEEEEEEVRQLGPLSVMVKEEDIKEEEYGHMISCPDEDEKPFAELHCESQTDCKTETDVTESPRSTYNEMTTVTIEVKKEEEQVEEEEHEQLESASDHPHVTQQKIHGQKDELNLQLTGRLYHCSVCRKSFTDHTEFEKHQQTHSHDVNQRQSTGERQHKYVYCGKAFSKMSHLKAPMLIHTKAKPHKCVQCRKAFTQLSTLKKHMHIHTGEKPYICDRCGKAFSQMSGLKNHLLIHTGEKPHECAQCGKAFSRSSSLQSHLLMHTGEKSHKCVQCGKAFTHNSALKIHMLIHTGEKPHICVRCGKAFSQRADLKRHLPVHTGEKPHKCSLCGKAFVQLIHLKTHRAIHTGEKPHICVQCGKAFSQSSALKSHILIHTGERPHKCDLCGKAFIQLSNLKTHMVIHTGERPHECAQCGKVFKRLSNLKSHMLKHAGEKPHKCTQCGKAFTYRASLKKHILIHTGEKPHICVQCGKAFSTSSALKSHLLIHTGEKPHECALCGKAFKHLSNLKSHMAIHTGEMPHECALCGKVCNHLSNLKTHMVIHTGEKPHKCTQCGKAFAYRSSLKTHIFIHTGEKPHICVQCGKAFSQSSALKRHLRIHTGEKPHECALCGKAFKHPSNLKTHMAIHTGEKSHKCAQCGKGFPFLSKLKRHMQTH; this comes from the exons atgaGCAGCTGGAAA GCAATTGAAATATTTGGATGGGATCATCTTTCTTCTGCTAGCAACATGGATGTTGGACTTCCATTTCGTTCTAGCTGTGCTGAAACACACCAGGTTGACTTGAGATTGATCGTGAAAGAAGATATGAAAGATGATGTAAAACACGAGGAATCTGGTCATCTGATTGCATGTCCAGATGCAGAAGAAAAGTCTACTTACAGTGCAACACTACAGACAACggtgaagaaggaggaggaagaggaggaagtgcGACAGCTTGGCCCGCTGAGCGTGATGGTGAAAGAAGAAGATATAAAAGAGGAGGAGTATGGTCATATGATTTCATGTCCAGATGAAGATGAAAAGCCCTTTGCAGAGCTTCACTGTGAATCTCAAACagactgtaaaactgaaacagacGTCACAGAGTCACCAAGGTCTACTTACAATGAAATGACAACAGTGACGATTGAAgtgaagaaagaagaagagcaggtggaggaagaggagcatgaGCAGCTGGAAA GTGCATCAGACCACCCACATGTAACGCAACAGAAGATCCATGGACAGAAGGATGAACTCAACCTGCAACTCACAGGAAGGCTTTATCACTGCTCAGTCTGCAGGAAGAGTTTCACAGACCATACTGAATTTGAGaaacaccagcaaacacactctcatGATGTTAATCAAAGGCAGAGTACTGGCGAAAGGCAACATAAATATGTCtattgtggaaaagctttttcaaaaatgtcacATCTTAAAGCCCCTATGTTAATACACACTAAAgcgaagcctcataaatgtgtccaaTGCAGAAAAGCTTTTACACAGCTCTCAACTCtaaaaaaacacatgcacatacacactggagagaagccttatATATGTGACcgatgtggaaaagctttttcacaaatGTCCGGTCTTAAAAACCATTTACTGattcacactggagagaagcctcatgaatgtgcccagtgtggaaaagctttttcacgcAGTTCATCTCTTCAAAGCCATTTGCTGatgcacactggagagaagtctcataaatgtgtccagtgtggaaaagcttttaccCACAACTCAGCTCTGAAAATACACATGCTCatacatactggagagaagcctcatatatGTGTCcgatgtggaaaagctttttcacaaagGGCAGATCTTAAAAGACATTTACcagtacacactggagagaagcctcataaatgttccctatgtggaaaagcttttgtACAACTCATACATCTTAAAACCCACAGGgcaatacacactggagagaagcctcatatatGTGTCcaatgtggaaaagctttttcacaaagTTCAGCTCTTAAAAGCCATAtactaatacacactggagagaggcctcataaatgtgaccTGTGTGGAAAAGCGTTTATACAGCTCTCAaatcttaaaacccacatggtaatacacactggagagaggcctcatgaatgtgcccagtgtggaaaagtgTTTAAACGTCTCTCAAATCTTAAAAGCCACATGTTAAAACATGCAGGAGAGAAGCCTCACAAAtgtacccagtgtggaaaagcttttacatACCGCGCATCTCTTAAAAAACACATTCTCATACATACTGGTGAGAAGCCTCATATATGTGTCCAATGCGGAAAAGCTTTTTCAACAAGTTCAGCTCTTAAAAGCCATTtactaatacacactggagagaaaccTCATGAATGTGCcctgtgtggaaaagctttcaaACATCTCTCAAATCTTAAATCCCACATGgcaatacacactggagagatgcCTCATGAATGTGCCTTGTGTGGAAAAGTGTGTAATCATCTCTCAaatcttaaaacccacatggtaatacacactggagagaagcctcacaaatgcacccagtgtggaaaagcttttgcaTACCGCTCATCTCTTAAAACCCACATTTTCatacatactggagagaagcctcatatatGTGTCcaatgtggaaaagctttttcacaaagTTCAGCTCTTAAAAGACATTTAcgaatacacactggagagaaaccTCATGAATGTGCtctgtgtggaaaagctttcaaACATCCCTCAaatcttaaaacccacatggcaatacacactggagagaagagtcataaatgtgcccagtgtggaaaaggttttcCATTTCTTTCTAAATTGAAaagacatatgcaaacacactga
- the LOC121718844 gene encoding zinc finger protein 260-like isoform X2, with translation MDVGLPFRSSCAETHQVDLRLIVKEDMKDDVKHEESGHLIACPDAEEKSTYSATLQTTVKKEEEEEEVRQLGPLSVMVKEEDIKEEEYGHMISCPDEDEKPFAELHCESQTDCKTETDVTESPRSTYNEMTTVTIEVKKEEEQVEEEEHEQLESASDHPHVTQQKIHGQKDELNLQLTGRLYHCSVCRKSFTDHTEFEKHQQTHSHDVNQRQSTGERQHKYVYCGKAFSKMSHLKAPMLIHTKAKPHKCVQCRKAFTQLSTLKKHMHIHTGEKPYICDRCGKAFSQMSGLKNHLLIHTGEKPHECAQCGKAFSRSSSLQSHLLMHTGEKSHKCVQCGKAFTHNSALKIHMLIHTGEKPHICVRCGKAFSQRADLKRHLPVHTGEKPHKCSLCGKAFVQLIHLKTHRAIHTGEKPHICVQCGKAFSQSSALKSHILIHTGERPHKCDLCGKAFIQLSNLKTHMVIHTGERPHECAQCGKVFKRLSNLKSHMLKHAGEKPHKCTQCGKAFTYRASLKKHILIHTGEKPHICVQCGKAFSTSSALKSHLLIHTGEKPHECALCGKAFKHLSNLKSHMAIHTGEMPHECALCGKVCNHLSNLKTHMVIHTGEKPHKCTQCGKAFAYRSSLKTHIFIHTGEKPHICVQCGKAFSQSSALKRHLRIHTGEKPHECALCGKAFKHPSNLKTHMAIHTGEKSHKCAQCGKGFPFLSKLKRHMQTH, from the exons ATGGATGTTGGACTTCCATTTCGTTCTAGCTGTGCTGAAACACACCAGGTTGACTTGAGATTGATCGTGAAAGAAGATATGAAAGATGATGTAAAACACGAGGAATCTGGTCATCTGATTGCATGTCCAGATGCAGAAGAAAAGTCTACTTACAGTGCAACACTACAGACAACggtgaagaaggaggaggaagaggaggaagtgcGACAGCTTGGCCCGCTGAGCGTGATGGTGAAAGAAGAAGATATAAAAGAGGAGGAGTATGGTCATATGATTTCATGTCCAGATGAAGATGAAAAGCCCTTTGCAGAGCTTCACTGTGAATCTCAAACagactgtaaaactgaaacagacGTCACAGAGTCACCAAGGTCTACTTACAATGAAATGACAACAGTGACGATTGAAgtgaagaaagaagaagagcaggtggaggaagaggagcatgaGCAGCTGGAAA GTGCATCAGACCACCCACATGTAACGCAACAGAAGATCCATGGACAGAAGGATGAACTCAACCTGCAACTCACAGGAAGGCTTTATCACTGCTCAGTCTGCAGGAAGAGTTTCACAGACCATACTGAATTTGAGaaacaccagcaaacacactctcatGATGTTAATCAAAGGCAGAGTACTGGCGAAAGGCAACATAAATATGTCtattgtggaaaagctttttcaaaaatgtcacATCTTAAAGCCCCTATGTTAATACACACTAAAgcgaagcctcataaatgtgtccaaTGCAGAAAAGCTTTTACACAGCTCTCAACTCtaaaaaaacacatgcacatacacactggagagaagccttatATATGTGACcgatgtggaaaagctttttcacaaatGTCCGGTCTTAAAAACCATTTACTGattcacactggagagaagcctcatgaatgtgcccagtgtggaaaagctttttcacgcAGTTCATCTCTTCAAAGCCATTTGCTGatgcacactggagagaagtctcataaatgtgtccagtgtggaaaagcttttaccCACAACTCAGCTCTGAAAATACACATGCTCatacatactggagagaagcctcatatatGTGTCcgatgtggaaaagctttttcacaaagGGCAGATCTTAAAAGACATTTACcagtacacactggagagaagcctcataaatgttccctatgtggaaaagcttttgtACAACTCATACATCTTAAAACCCACAGGgcaatacacactggagagaagcctcatatatGTGTCcaatgtggaaaagctttttcacaaagTTCAGCTCTTAAAAGCCATAtactaatacacactggagagaggcctcataaatgtgaccTGTGTGGAAAAGCGTTTATACAGCTCTCAaatcttaaaacccacatggtaatacacactggagagaggcctcatgaatgtgcccagtgtggaaaagtgTTTAAACGTCTCTCAAATCTTAAAAGCCACATGTTAAAACATGCAGGAGAGAAGCCTCACAAAtgtacccagtgtggaaaagcttttacatACCGCGCATCTCTTAAAAAACACATTCTCATACATACTGGTGAGAAGCCTCATATATGTGTCCAATGCGGAAAAGCTTTTTCAACAAGTTCAGCTCTTAAAAGCCATTtactaatacacactggagagaaaccTCATGAATGTGCcctgtgtggaaaagctttcaaACATCTCTCAAATCTTAAATCCCACATGgcaatacacactggagagatgcCTCATGAATGTGCCTTGTGTGGAAAAGTGTGTAATCATCTCTCAaatcttaaaacccacatggtaatacacactggagagaagcctcacaaatgcacccagtgtggaaaagcttttgcaTACCGCTCATCTCTTAAAACCCACATTTTCatacatactggagagaagcctcatatatGTGTCcaatgtggaaaagctttttcacaaagTTCAGCTCTTAAAAGACATTTAcgaatacacactggagagaaaccTCATGAATGTGCtctgtgtggaaaagctttcaaACATCCCTCAaatcttaaaacccacatggcaatacacactggagagaagagtcataaatgtgcccagtgtggaaaaggttttcCATTTCTTTCTAAATTGAAaagacatatgcaaacacactga
- the LOC121718844 gene encoding gastrula zinc finger protein XlCGF57.1-like isoform X7 encodes MSSWKAIEIFGWDHLSSASNMDVGLPFRSSCAETHQVDLRLIVKEDMKDDVKHEESGHLIACPDAEEKSTYSATLQTTVKKEEEEEEVRQLGPLSVMVKEEDIKEEEYGHMISCPDEDEKPFAELHCESQTDCKTETDVTESPRSTYNEMTTVTIEVKKEEEQVEEEEHEQLESASDHPHVTQQKIHGQKDELNLQLTGRLYHCSVCRKSFTDHTEFEKHQQTHSHDVNQRQSTGERQHKYVYCGKAFSKMSHLKAPMLIHTKAKPHKCVQCRKAFTQLSTLKKHMHIHTGEKPYICDRCGKAFSQMSGLKNHLLIHTGEKPHECAQCGKAFSRSSSLQSHLLMHTGEKSHKCVQCGKAFTHNSALKIHMLIHTGEKPHICVRCGKAFSQRADLKRHLPVHTGEKPHKCSLCGKAFVQLIHLKTHRAIHTGEKPHICVQCGKAFSQSSALKSHILIHTGERPHKCDLCGKAFIQLSNLKTHMVIHTGERPHECAQCGKVFKRLSNLKSHMLKHAGEKPHKCTQCGKAFTYRASLKKHILIHTGEKPHICVQCGKAFSTSSALKSHLLIHTGEKPHECALCGKAFKHLSNLKSHMAIHTGEMPHECALCGKAFKHPSNLKTHMAIHTGEKSHKCAQCGKGFPFLSKLKRHMQTH; translated from the exons atgaGCAGCTGGAAA GCAATTGAAATATTTGGATGGGATCATCTTTCTTCTGCTAGCAACATGGATGTTGGACTTCCATTTCGTTCTAGCTGTGCTGAAACACACCAGGTTGACTTGAGATTGATCGTGAAAGAAGATATGAAAGATGATGTAAAACACGAGGAATCTGGTCATCTGATTGCATGTCCAGATGCAGAAGAAAAGTCTACTTACAGTGCAACACTACAGACAACggtgaagaaggaggaggaagaggaggaagtgcGACAGCTTGGCCCGCTGAGCGTGATGGTGAAAGAAGAAGATATAAAAGAGGAGGAGTATGGTCATATGATTTCATGTCCAGATGAAGATGAAAAGCCCTTTGCAGAGCTTCACTGTGAATCTCAAACagactgtaaaactgaaacagacGTCACAGAGTCACCAAGGTCTACTTACAATGAAATGACAACAGTGACGATTGAAgtgaagaaagaagaagagcaggtggaggaagaggagcatgaGCAGCTGGAAA GTGCATCAGACCACCCACATGTAACGCAACAGAAGATCCATGGACAGAAGGATGAACTCAACCTGCAACTCACAGGAAGGCTTTATCACTGCTCAGTCTGCAGGAAGAGTTTCACAGACCATACTGAATTTGAGaaacaccagcaaacacactctcatGATGTTAATCAAAGGCAGAGTACTGGCGAAAGGCAACATAAATATGTCtattgtggaaaagctttttcaaaaatgtcacATCTTAAAGCCCCTATGTTAATACACACTAAAgcgaagcctcataaatgtgtccaaTGCAGAAAAGCTTTTACACAGCTCTCAACTCtaaaaaaacacatgcacatacacactggagagaagccttatATATGTGACcgatgtggaaaagctttttcacaaatGTCCGGTCTTAAAAACCATTTACTGattcacactggagagaagcctcatgaatgtgcccagtgtggaaaagctttttcacgcAGTTCATCTCTTCAAAGCCATTTGCTGatgcacactggagagaagtctcataaatgtgtccagtgtggaaaagcttttaccCACAACTCAGCTCTGAAAATACACATGCTCatacatactggagagaagcctcatatatGTGTCcgatgtggaaaagctttttcacaaagGGCAGATCTTAAAAGACATTTACcagtacacactggagagaagcctcataaatgttccctatgtggaaaagcttttgtACAACTCATACATCTTAAAACCCACAGGgcaatacacactggagagaagcctcatatatGTGTCcaatgtggaaaagctttttcacaaagTTCAGCTCTTAAAAGCCATAtactaatacacactggagagaggcctcataaatgtgaccTGTGTGGAAAAGCGTTTATACAGCTCTCAaatcttaaaacccacatggtaatacacactggagagaggcctcatgaatgtgcccagtgtggaaaagtgTTTAAACGTCTCTCAAATCTTAAAAGCCACATGTTAAAACATGCAGGAGAGAAGCCTCACAAAtgtacccagtgtggaaaagcttttacatACCGCGCATCTCTTAAAAAACACATTCTCATACATACTGGTGAGAAGCCTCATATATGTGTCCAATGCGGAAAAGCTTTTTCAACAAGTTCAGCTCTTAAAAGCCATTtactaatacacactggagagaaaccTCATGAATGTGCcctgtgtggaaaagctttcaaACATCTCTCAAATCTTAAATCCCACATGgcaatacacactggagagatgcCTCATGAATGTGCCTTGTGTGGAAAA gctttcaaACATCCCTCAaatcttaaaacccacatggcaatacacactggagagaagagtcataaatgtgcccagtgtggaaaaggttttcCATTTCTTTCTAAATTGAAaagacatatgcaaacacactga
- the LOC121718844 gene encoding zinc finger protein 260-like isoform X3, which yields MDVGLPFRSSCAETHQVDLRVIVKEEDIKDDVKQEESGHLIACPDAEEKSTYSATLQTTVKKEEEEEEVQQLGPLSVMVKEEDIKEEEYGHMISCPDAEEKPFAEFHCESQTDCKTETDVTESPRSTYNEMTTVKIEVKKEEQVEEEEHEQLESASDHPHVTQQKIHGQKDELNLQLTGRLYHCSVCRKSFTDHTEFEKHQQTHSHDVNQRQSTGERQHKYVYCGKAFSKMSHLKAPMLIHTKAKPHKCVQCRKAFTQLSTLKKHMHIHTGEKPYICDRCGKAFSQMSGLKNHLLIHTGEKPHECAQCGKAFSRSSSLQSHLLMHTGEKSHKCVQCGKAFTHNSALKIHMLIHTGEKPHICVRCGKAFSQRADLKRHLPVHTGEKPHKCSLCGKAFVQLIHLKTHRAIHTGEKPHICVQCGKAFSQSSALKSHILIHTGERPHKCDLCGKAFIQLSNLKTHMVIHTGERPHECAQCGKVFKRLSNLKSHMLKHAGEKPHKCTQCGKAFTYRASLKKHILIHTGEKPHICVQCGKAFSTSSALKSHLLIHTGEKPHECALCGKAFKHLSNLKSHMAIHTGEMPHECALCGKVCNHLSNLKTHMVIHTGEKPHKCTQCGKAFAYRSSLKTHIFIHTGEKPHICVQCGKAFSQSSALKRHLRIHTGEKPHECALCGKAFKHPSNLKTHMAIHTGEKSHKCAQCGKGFPFLSKLKRHMQTH from the exons ATGGATGTTGGACTTCCATTTCGTTCTAGCTGTGCTGAAACACACCAGGTTGACCTGAGAGTGATCGTGAAAGAAGAAGATATAAAAGATGATGTAAAACAGGAGGAATCTGGTCATCTGATTGCATGTCCAGATGCAGAAGAAAAGTCTACTTACAGTGCAACACTACAGACAACGGTGaagaaggaagaggaagaggaggaagtgcAACAGCTTGGCCCGCTGAGCGTGATGGTGAAAGAAGAAGATATAAAAGAGGAGGAGTATGGTCATATGATTTCATGTCCAGATGCAGAAGAAAAGCCCTTTGCAGAGTTTCACTGTGAATCTCAAACagactgtaaaactgaaacagacGTCACAGAGTCACCAAGGTCTACTTACAATGAAATGACAACAGTGAAGATTGAAGTGAAGAAAGAAGagcaggtggaggaagaggagcatgaGCAGCTGGAAA GTGCATCAGACCACCCACATGTAACGCAACAGAAGATCCATGGACAGAAGGATGAACTCAACCTGCAACTCACAGGAAGGCTTTATCACTGCTCAGTCTGCAGGAAGAGTTTCACAGACCATACTGAATTTGAGaaacaccagcaaacacactctcatGATGTTAATCAAAGGCAGAGTACTGGCGAAAGGCAACATAAATATGTCtattgtggaaaagctttttcaaaaatgtcacATCTTAAAGCCCCTATGTTAATACACACTAAAgcgaagcctcataaatgtgtccaaTGCAGAAAAGCTTTTACACAGCTCTCAACTCtaaaaaaacacatgcacatacacactggagagaagccttatATATGTGACcgatgtggaaaagctttttcacaaatGTCCGGTCTTAAAAACCATTTACTGattcacactggagagaagcctcatgaatgtgcccagtgtggaaaagctttttcacgcAGTTCATCTCTTCAAAGCCATTTGCTGatgcacactggagagaagtctcataaatgtgtccagtgtggaaaagcttttaccCACAACTCAGCTCTGAAAATACACATGCTCatacatactggagagaagcctcatatatGTGTCcgatgtggaaaagctttttcacaaagGGCAGATCTTAAAAGACATTTACcagtacacactggagagaagcctcataaatgttccctatgtggaaaagcttttgtACAACTCATACATCTTAAAACCCACAGGgcaatacacactggagagaagcctcatatatGTGTCcaatgtggaaaagctttttcacaaagTTCAGCTCTTAAAAGCCATAtactaatacacactggagagaggcctcataaatgtgaccTGTGTGGAAAAGCGTTTATACAGCTCTCAaatcttaaaacccacatggtaatacacactggagagaggcctcatgaatgtgcccagtgtggaaaagtgTTTAAACGTCTCTCAAATCTTAAAAGCCACATGTTAAAACATGCAGGAGAGAAGCCTCACAAAtgtacccagtgtggaaaagcttttacatACCGCGCATCTCTTAAAAAACACATTCTCATACATACTGGTGAGAAGCCTCATATATGTGTCCAATGCGGAAAAGCTTTTTCAACAAGTTCAGCTCTTAAAAGCCATTtactaatacacactggagagaaaccTCATGAATGTGCcctgtgtggaaaagctttcaaACATCTCTCAAATCTTAAATCCCACATGgcaatacacactggagagatgcCTCATGAATGTGCCTTGTGTGGAAAAGTGTGTAATCATCTCTCAaatcttaaaacccacatggtaatacacactggagagaagcctcacaaatgcacccagtgtggaaaagcttttgcaTACCGCTCATCTCTTAAAACCCACATTTTCatacatactggagagaagcctcatatatGTGTCcaatgtggaaaagctttttcacaaagTTCAGCTCTTAAAAGACATTTAcgaatacacactggagagaaaccTCATGAATGTGCtctgtgtggaaaagctttcaaACATCCCTCAaatcttaaaacccacatggcaatacacactggagagaagagtcataaatgtgcccagtgtggaaaaggttttcCATTTCTTTCTAAATTGAAaagacatatgcaaacacactga